The DNA segment ATGAAAATATGTGAATTTctagaaagaataaaaaaatttagaataATCAAGAAAGTGAGTAGTGTTATGTAACTCAAATTGCTTTTTGGATATGAACGGTTAATAACAGGGAAAAACTAAAATTAAACAGATTTTTtgtcataataaatataatatcttaaattTATGAAGGAAATATTGAAATCTGCAGTACTGGATTAGGGTTTCAAGGAATAAGCCAACACAGATATATAAGATAGATCACTTCTAGATGTTAAACGAAGTACAAGCTTAAAAGAATTTGTAAGATAAATTGATAATTGATGCAAGGCAGTCATAAAGCATTAATTGTTTTGTTGCTAACATCAACATCCGAACTACATAAACAACAAAACAACAACAATGATTTCAGATTACAGGTCATCTAAAGATTTGAAAAATAGttataagaatataatttttGCTAATTGCAAAAACCAACACAACAATATATAAGAATAACCAACCACCAAATAGTATTTATAGGCATAAGCAATTGATGCAAAGGCCACGGTGGAACTGTATAAGCAGCAACCAGAAACATACTCATTCAAGCTTGGAAATCCAAAAATTATATTACTTGATAATGACACAATTACTATAGGATGATTAGATGCCACTTTTTTTAGTAAAAGAATCCTTATTACTACTGTGTGATATATTCATGAGAGGTCTTCTAAAGTTTAGGAGGACATGATAAAAATGCCAAAGGCATTGAATCAAGAACATACCTTTTCTGCACCAAGAATCTGAACTGTGCTACCTGGTTGCTTTGCAAGATTCAATAAACTACCACCATGAGCAATAAGACGAGCTCCAACAAGCTCCCCAACAAGAGCAGTCAGATTTGGTGCAATGGTATTCATTCTACTTTTAAGGTAATCATAAAGCTGCGCTCTATActctgaaagagcaagaacttggTCGCAGAGTTCTTTAATATTTGCTAAGTCCAGGTCACTAACTTCAGTTCCCATTGAAATCACTGCAGCTTCTTTCAGCTCAGCTTCAGTATCTTCAGAGAGTACCTGTTAGAAAAAAATAACTGGCAATTAGAACCGCTCTTTTTATTTCAATAATTTTCTAAGAGAGTCAGTGATTTACCTCAGAGAAATCAAGATTGACAGCATTCGTACGGTTTCCCATCAGCTTTACTACCTTTGCATACTGAATATTGTCCTGTACGATCTTCGAAAGCTCTGGAAAATGCCACCCATACCATTCGCGAACTCTCATGGCATACGTATTGAGCTCCTTGTCAAGATCATCTAACAAACCTATGGCTTGAATAATCATTGTGTCCACCTAATAAGATCACAAGACAAGCAGTTATAAAAGAATCCAAAACATATGTCAATCAAAAACAAATTAGCCATATACAGATCTCCAAGCTTTTAGACATATTAAGTCGAGGTACATTGAAGTTACACTCATGAAGAAAGATAAAAATGTATAGGATTAGAATTAAAATGTGGTCCACAAAGATGTGAAACTGGAAAGGTACAAGAATGTACATGCTGGCATTGCTATTATTTTCATCAGTCAGAAAATTCCTTGCATAAGAATTTTGAAACACAGAAAGAATTGAGCATTTCGACTGCCACACCCTAGCACAAATTGCAAACAATAAATTAAGGACTCACCTTATCAGGGCTGAATTTTAGCTTGTATCTAGATAAGCTGTGTGACAATCCCAAACTCATTGGAGCTAAATCTTGCACAGCCAACCCAGATATAAGTTCTGTCAGTTGGTTCCTAAGCCCTCTCATTAGTTCCATCACAGCATTGTTGTGGAGGCAATCAATTTTCTGTAGATCAACCATTTAGTATTGTACTTTAACATGAAAAACTGAGATTCTGCAATGATCAAACCAAGCATGTTATGCAACACATAACTAACCAGCTTCTCCTTGATGGCATTTCCAAGTTTTGAATCAGCCACAGCCAAGGTTTCGCCATCACAGTGGGCACGTAAGAACTTCCTGAGACCCTTGCTGGGCTTGCTATCAATCAACAAGGTTGCAGCAGATAATGCATCAGAAGTGTTCTCAAATTTATTGAAAGCTTTCAGCTTCACGATCTGATGAAAGAATAACAAAGTAAAAGCATTATGATCACAGACAAAGAATTTGATAAGCAAGATCCATCGAGACTGATGCTTATTATTCCAAACTACAATTAGACAGAAACAAATGTCGTAAAGCAACCAATGGTATATAATGGTCGCATCCACTACTTGAAAGAATAATTCTATCTGTGATGATAACGCATAAATaagcaaaaaaaggaaaaagaaacagaACAGAGAAGGCAACATATGCAGTGACCTGTCTAGCCGACTCTGATGTAGCAAACTCCTTCCACAAATCCTGAAATAGCAAATTGTGAAAAACGGTAAAGCAAGCAAGCCAAATGAACACGAGACGAAGAAGGTCATAGCAACTCAAAGGATAAATCGACAAATACTGGGTAAAAGACGTTGTCACCTCAACTTTATCCAGCTTCCCTTCATCCAAAACTTTGAACAGGGCAAAGCCCGCAGGGGTTTCGAACAACACCAACATCTCCGAGTCAGCTCAACACCACCGACCTATATCATCTCATCGAATCAGGAATGAAGCAACGATcaagaagaataaaagaaaagaaagtcttCTCACAATACAGAAGATGGAAGCAGAACTTCAAAGGGGTCATAGCACCAAGATGAAAACTTTTCAACTCAAAACAAGGAAAAGGAAAACGAAGAACCAACACCGTGATTCTATAGCTACGGAGACAGAATGGTTCGAGTTCATGGTTCGGATTAGAAGTGGAAGGTCgatcaagaagaggagaagaggaaaacTAACGGAACCGGATTCACTAGGGTTTACGGTCTTGGGTCGACGGAGGATTCCGAGCGCAGGGAGGGAAGAAGGCGAGAGCTTGTTTACCTTTGCAGCTTTGCTCGCCCGGAGGAAGCGGTGAGCGGCGCCGCTAACGTTGGAGGCGCCGAAGACCGATCGGGAGATTGGAGGGTTTTTGGAGGGTTCTTAAATAGACACAGAAGAGAGGGGAGGGGCGAAGAAGGAATCCGACCGTTGGAATAAGCAGCAGAGAAATCCTGACCGTACGATGGCAATAGTGGGCCGAGATGGTTATCGGATCCGGATCCCGAATACTTTTCGGATCAGACCGCCCCTTCATCACACCGATAGCTCGTTTAACACCCACTTTGATGGGAATAAACTACGAAAATATACGGTATTATTACTTATACATTGGCTATATGTTTAGAATAATGAAGGAATTgcttattattaattatttacaATGATTATCTTCTTTGATACTCCATTAGCAAGTCATTAATTGTGGAATGAGAGTATTAAGGGCGTTGAGGGTAGAAGGAGAAGAGTGTTAATACTGGTTAGATTTGAGCTGTATTTCTACTATAAACCGGACTAGCAATAATTTTGCCATGAACCATCAAAGGCCTAAAAATCCTGAGACTGACTTCTCCAGATGTTTTAAATGAGGTTCGAAGTAGTAACCGTGTCATGGTCTTTATGTGGTGGTGTGAAAGTTGGTATGGTTTAATTCGATCCTGATCGTATTAGGGCATCCACGTAGGTGTTCCAAGGCATAGATGAGGGTGAGGTCGAAGTGATAGTAGGTGTCTCTTAGGTTGACCCGAGGAGAAGTTTGGATTGCCTCTGGTGCTGAGTCCTTACACAATAAGTCGATACTGGGAGGAGGATCCCCGGCTCAACCCTTTCGAAACTTAAgtcaaatttttattataatattaagtATTTGAGATCCGTAAGGGGTCAACGTTTATACCTCTCCCTAAGGGTTAGTCACAcgtaaattgttaataaccattgacAGTCCAGGTGATCGGTTCGTCTACTTCTAATGACATGGGCCGACTATTACGATTTTGTGCC comes from the Musa acuminata AAA Group cultivar baxijiao chromosome BXJ2-8, Cavendish_Baxijiao_AAA, whole genome shotgun sequence genome and includes:
- the LOC103993390 gene encoding probable nucleolar protein 5-1, which gives rise to MLVLFETPAGFALFKVLDEGKLDKVEDLWKEFATSESARQIVKLKAFNKFENTSDALSAATLLIDSKPSKGLRKFLRAHCDGETLAVADSKLGNAIKEKLKIDCLHNNAVMELMRGLRNQLTELISGLAVQDLAPMSLGLSHSLSRYKLKFSPDKVDTMIIQAIGLLDDLDKELNTYAMRVREWYGWHFPELSKIVQDNIQYAKVVKLMGNRTNAVNLDFSEVLSEDTEAELKEAAVISMGTEVSDLDLANIKELCDQVLALSEYRAQLYDYLKSRMNTIAPNLTALVGELVGARLIAHGGSLLNLAKQPGSTVQILGAEKALFRALKTKHATPKYGLIFHASLIGQAAPKIKGKISRSLAAKTALAIRYDALGDGQDNTMGLENRAKLEARLRVLEGRELGRSAGSTKGKPKIEFYDKDRKKGAGALITPAKTYNPSADLVLGQTTDPAPKKPDSEHEVARPKRKHGEAELAPTAEAAEGSLKEEGDGEGEKRKKKKRKVESVDTVDQIPMDEAEEPMKKKKKKKKDEAHASELANRDDSAAPESKEELSKEEKKKKKKKQAEEVQEAGDSASKKKDKKKKKDKGQ